The Glycine soja cultivar W05 chromosome 9, ASM419377v2, whole genome shotgun sequence sequence attttaaattctaagaatttcaaatacttcaattgaaattcttttattttcaaaattttgtgtttggataaaaaaaaattaaaattatgaggatgaaaaaattgaatgaaaaaaagagaagatatgATTAGTGTGCTAGTTACATGTGTTTCTCTATGCTCACACACAATCGATATTTTAGGAACCGAGACGGTGTTTGTTGAAAAAGAttgtaagaagagaatttcaatttctcactttttagaaggaaattgaaattccagatttttagttgtttaaaattctgttttaaaattccaaaattttaaatttttcataaagagtatccaaacaatgaattctaaattacagacattcaaattctttaataaattactttactcaattaaaattctctatctaaACACACTCTAAGCGTCAAACCAAATTTATCTGATTAAATTATCAAACAATAATATGTGTACGACCTAAGTTATTAAAATCAGTATTctcaaaagataagaaaaaggaTCGATCCACACACTTCCGTGAGAATATactgattaatgttcaaatGTTTTATAATCCAATTGTATGAAAGGTATTATTGCATGTTGCAATAATACTCCAAGAAGTAGTCTTACTCATACATGTCCtgcccaaaagaaaaaaaaaacaaaattaaaataaaataaaagaaaaaataaaaataaaaaagacgtAATTCTTGTTGTATATGCAATTCCCCCCAACACAAGGCATGGCCAACTGGTGAGAAATAATTCACTACGAATTATTGAAAGgagttaattaaatttctttattaaTAACATATCAGAAAGTAGATGAAAGATATACAAACTGAGATCTCGCTCAACAATACGAGAAATCAAGCTCGAAATTTTACAAGAAATCAAAACAAACATGaacaaattaaccaaattaaCACAGTGCGGTGCACGTACTTGTGTGCCCCGAGGGATATTAAAGAGGGGACAGTATTGCAAACATATCATCAAATACAAATATCTTATTATTAAACCATGTGATTTCATAGAACCACTAGGTGGACCAAGAGGTAGGATTTGGAGTGTATATATGAGGTCATAAATTCAAATATGCATGCGATAATTGTACACCAAGACCAGGTGGTGGATCACATGATGGAGCAAGGAGAATCAGGGCATGTATCATAGCATACTACTTGGGGAGGATAAGGGTAATAACAAGGTTGTTGATAGGGCACATAGCATTTATGACAGTTGCACCATTTAGGGCAGGGTGAAGGAGGCTTAGGGCATGGCTCACACTCACACTCACACTTAGAGCTGAGGCAATTGATACATGGCTTACAGTCACCCTCACACTTGGGGCTATCACAATTAACACAAACGATGAAACAGTCTCCACCACAGTGGATGCTTTCACACTTTGTGCAGCATGCAGTGTCACACTTACCATGGCAACTGGAGCTTTTACACTTTTTGCAAAGAACGGAACGcagcatcttcttcaacctttcttcctcttccttcctcttcttctcggcctcttccttcttcttcttctcctcctcgtccttcttcttcttcgcctCCTCCTCTTTAACTAGGTCTACCACGGTGAGAATCGTCACGGAGCTGAACTTCTTCTTCAGCTGGTTGGCCAAGCAAACCATGTCCACGTTCACACCGCTCACCGCCACGCGATCATTGTCGTCCCCTTCCAGGGACACCGTAGTTACACCTGTAATTAATTTGGTTTGATTTGGTCATGACTCAAATTAACAAAAGTTAATAAGAGATGCATATATTGAATTTGAACCCAGATTTTTGGACAACAACGCACACCCTAAACACTCCCTTGACACTCATAATCAAGGTTTTTAAAAACAGCAACAACAAGTGTTTGGCCGGAACTTAAGGTATTTTTAGTGTTCACAATCAAAATTGTTCGTTTGCAATATAAAGAAACGCAATGAAATTTTGACCGCTACCACAATTTAAAAACCTTGTTCATATCCATATTTctatttcactatttttttaatcatattgtcactaattattattattattattatcatttatattttttgtcatttttttctaatttttccatTGATTAGAAAATCAGTTTACTGagattttaacattttataatttatacatatgGGCAAAGCTTAGCTGAAGTTTTTTTAAGGTGTTTTTATTGTTGTtccttaattagaattgaagttttattccattaaatcgtgaaaaaaaaaacctttgtaTTAAAAGTTATAGTATAGATTGttgagatgaaattttaattataatcaacaccaaaaatacataacaaactACTTCTAAGTTTTTTCCTTCGTATACAACCAACTGAAATGCACTTTTCTAATTAAGTACTAGTGTATTTTCTCCggttagaatttaaattttgcatAGGTAAAGcacaaaataaaagtttatattaaaattttgttaagttaccaaataaaactctaattctaattagacaaaggtaaaaaaaattacctaaaatcatattcatatatatatatatatatatatatatatatatatatatatatatatatatatcaaagttTTGTCATTTAATAATATCTGTTTTATCATTTATCCTCTAAGTTAAGCAACTTTTTTGCATTAGAGGAGTTTAAAGTATGTCCAGATACATAAAGCGTGAAAGGGATTGGCGTGTGACGTTCACCTCGTACTTCTGCTGCAATTTTTAGGGCTTTGTTTCTGCATTTGTCGCAGTCCATTTGCAGCTTGATAACTATTTTTTGCTGTATTGTTAGACATGCATGttaattatgtatatatagCATCATGAGAAAtgaccaaaaacaaaagaagggACCGAAAAACAAAACTGAAACCATTATTGGTTAATTAGCGTATTTAAGTTAACGGATCATACCTTCATGTTTGCTTAATTGAAGGTAAGGAAAAGGCCACTTCTTGCTCTTGCAATAATTGGAAACAAACTCAAAGGGACCGGTGTGCATGTATTGCTGTTTGTCTTGTGCTTGAGAGATTGGCACCtatttgtttatataataaaatgtgGACTATGGTATGGTGTCTATACTATAAAGTCTTGGTTGACTTGAGTGAGGTGCTGGCTAGCTGAGAATGACATATTAGCTAACTGGGATTAGGATTGGTTTTTGACCACTAAAAGTCTGAGAATGACATATTAACTAACTGGGATTAGGATTAATTAGTTTTTGTCCACTACTAAAAGCTACCTTCAAACAACGAAAGTTCAGagcatgattttatttttatgtataatcACAAGTTGTTTTCGATTTTAATGTATACTCACAagttgttttcaatttcttccTCCGTAATCAGGCCAATAGAAGCCTGTGCAGGATAGGATTTTCAGAGGCTCCTATTGAAGGACGCCATTGGATTAGATTTTTAAGGCtgtaatttggtttttttttttagaaaatgaaaaattatggaAAATAGATAGTTGAAAAATCGTTATATAATCATTCGAAGAttgcaaattaaagaaaaaataatccaaaaaatacaatgaaaaagaaagagaggtttgaaatgatttttcaatcttttatactagataatttaatatttttaagcatgaagataattaatttgataattttagttTAACTCTAATGGATTTCTAATCAGATTTTTTTATAGGCTCCCTTATCTTTCCTTCTTTGAGGTAAAGCTTGTGGAAGAAGGAAATTAATTAAAGGTTGACGATGtgagttttatttcttttaataaagtCTTTTTCTCATagacgataaaaaaaatatatcgaaTATTTGTCAGTATGCTTAAAGCATATAATTATTAACCAActatatatgttaaattttattgataatttgagttgttttttatttcactccatatatataaaaaagtttggTTCGCGTATGTGGTCAGAATTGCTTTTCCATTATAAccattgaaattatttatacatatgTAATGTAAATACTATAAATTATTagcttaaatatatatttagttgttataaaataagtgacgtttgagttttgattttggtccctttaaaaaattatttattttttatcattttaaatttgaaatcactatttttagtttttgtaaaatgagtgaagtttaattttagttcctataaaatAGGAATGAGTGGTTTTCACTTTGGGTGATCTCGTAGCctttcatcaaacatatatgcAGTTAACAAGTATAAAAGGGACCAATTGCAAAAAGCAATGATTTCATGTTTTTagggattaaaataaataaaaattataagaatcaaaatcaaagtttggtcattttatatataaattaaaaatatatttgactctattattattttaattaaaattcacttttaaaccaaaaattattaaataaaaaatttaatgtgcaCTTAAGTACAGACTTAGTGGTTTTAGGTTCAGAGGTTCAACAAATGGTACTCCATGGGAAGAAAATGGAAaaccaaaatgttttttttaataaaaaaaaaatcaaatgttaaATAAACGAAAATTGCATTAGGTAATGCAATTGCTTAAAGTCATGAGGTGCATGTAGCTAGGTAGTAATTAAGTAGTAACTTATTACTTTCTATGTGGTAAGCAATAACAAgtagttttgacttttgagttCTGAATCTTCAATATGCACTTGTATTATGAAGTCAAATAAGAAAGAGTTTATAACCTATAAAAATCTTGGTTGATCTggtaattgaaaatttaattacGATGTAAGagcttaataaaattattttatgatttggaGCTACGAGGTTTGAtgatatttccttttatttgtgttttaagtTAGAGTAGAATGCATGACGTCATAACTTTAAACGTGATGAGTGCGAtcattatataacaaaaaaagttaGATAACTTGTCCCAAACACCGTCTTTCTGATTTTTGTCAACAAAGCTGAGTTTTTggttaggaaaaaaattaataataataataataataataataataataataataataataataataataatatggtttcttataaaaataataatacagtTAATAATATGCTATATTACAGTGACATTAAATCTCCATTAAGTTTCAGAACACATTCTTTCATTACTTCttgtttttcaaataattataaaaatattatactattttttatgtttaaatatttatatagaaaataattaattaatttaagaaatttattttctttattttttacataagtatattaaaataaaaatgataaaaaaaaaacacgatgatatttttgtagttatttataaaaacagTTAGAAAATGCAATTACAAGATGGTTTCTCAAAAGTAAGCAAGCAGTAAGTCGCTTGCAAGCTCAATGTTTTTGTTCCAACTGGTTATATTGTGTTTGACTTATTGTTTTGGAAATGCAATAAAAACTTGTCCTGCATTTAACCAGTTGAAAGTATATTAACTTGCACCATCgtctctttgtttttgttttttttttttctgataatgaccttttttattgatgaatatttATACTAAGAgtacatatttgtataaaatcattaaaaaagtaggatttattatttattatgtaacatataaaattaatttaaaatatactaacaTGAAAGTACCATCAATTAATCAATGCTAGTCAATGACACCAACAAGAGTTGGATTCCTTCCACTGATGTACAAATAATTAGAAGACAGATAGAGATGGATTTGTAATCGATTTATTGCTTAATAATGCATGTATTTTCGATGTTAGTCAATGATATATGTATTGACTGCCGTCGAACAATCTCAATTATACAAgattatttattcatataaaCCGAACCGTGCgaccacatttttttttaaccataattgttttggtaatttttacaaagaaaataatatatgacaGTGTAAAAATTTTTGCATTGACacccaattatatatatatgacagtgtaacttcatatatatatatatatatatatatatatatatatatatatatatatatatatatatatatatatatcaactgTTATTTACTACCAACGTACATGATTCATTCTTTTAAGATTAATTAGGGTTTACTGTCACaaatatattcataaaaataattttcatgttccgtaaatgaaagaaattatgtGTAATCAAGTCAATGCTAGCTAATTAAGAATGTTATTAGTAGCTTAATTGGAAGCCTCTTTTCACTCAACaatctattaaaatttgaaagaaagaaagttcattaacaaataaaaaccaCATATCCATTCATTAGGAGAAAGTCGTTGTTGACTAACATAAGCAATTTGCGTAAGGttctaaatataaatatttttttattgtaccaAAGACTAACAACTCTATATATTGATAGATAAAAGTTCTAGTagtgaaataaataaacataaaaatattggtacaatattgtgattaatttagaaacatttctcacatttttttatcaacatgtCTTCAAATTAAacgtttcttttttatctttctctatCCCATCACTCATTTGATCTTTCCCGTCATTAGGCTTCACGCGTGCAAACATGATGGTACTCATGTATCGTCACGTTGAGACCCATCTCCTTTTATGATATTGTAACCTGGGTAAAGATGTTGATCAAGCTTCTTTTCCCTAATCAACACCAATCCCTCTTTTTGTGCCAATTTCGTGATATTCCACAAATTGAAAGATTGCATTGTTTTATAGTACGTAATATATGAATTTCCCCATCAGAAGTAAGCACGTGTTAAGCATATTGTTCAGAAAACCTTTCACTAGTCACTTGTGAGACCTGCatttaattgtaatatatataaatatagagagagagagagagagagagagataaacgATCAGAGTTATCTTCATCgttattattcattttctttaaattaaattattataataaataattaattttaacattagattttaaaaaaaaaaaaaaaactcagcaAATTTTGTATTCATCACTTTCGCGACGAATGAAACTAGCaggagaaaattataaattatgcgttcaaaattcttttttttttttatcagcaaataaATACTTCAtcagataataatataataggTAAAGTGGTACTTCAACTATCAGCAATTATTACAAGCCATTTAAGACCATCTACCAGTAACATGCCTATATTAATGTGCTGTCCCCTGTATGCATCACAAAATTCGTGAATATGCAGTCCCCTCCCTTTCCCACTGCGGCACATGCACGTGAacaattcaataattatttaaataaaaattatttacatatatattttaataaagaaaaaatagattaaattattttaatatattacattgttataatttttgaaaaatataatataataatatattagatttgttaaagataataataataataggagtaaaaaaaaaaagaaattggctTTAGCGAATTCTGAAATGCTTGTACGCGAACAATATATTCACgtaaaacattataaaaaaattaaaaaaaaaaaagcaaaaacgaAAGAGAAACGGTCATcggttatattttaaataacaataaataaagataataaaaataagagataaaaaaatattaattaaacaaatttcaaattacgtatcatatttataggagaatagaaatttttttttcttttaaatcacaCAAATAAATAATCTCTCTTGATATTATGGgttgctcaaagaaaagaaaataaaaattgttgaactaaaattaattaagaactcaaattatttaatttaagagGTGATTAAAACAACCTATGCTTTTAAAAGGAACTGTTTTGCATTCTTGATGTAAAGAATTTGGACCAATGAAATTTGGATTATTCTGGTAGACTTCTTCGAGAAATCATTAGGCATGATTTTCAATGACCGAATTATTTTCACTAAACAAAGGGTCGTGGTagtgatatttatattttttagcacTCTAACAAATTATGTTGATGCATTTATTGTTTCTTATTCGTGTATCGGATTGATAAACAGGAAGAGAATTACGAATTAGGAGTGTTTCTAGTTATTCAGAATGatgaaagaaaatttacttgataTCAATTCCATTAAAATTGTTAAAGGAGTTTTCAATTGTAAACTTACCTGAATGGGAGTCATTTTCCTTTAAATCAAGTGTTgctcataaaaaacataaacatataTGCTTTTGgcctaatataataatatactagttaatgttaatttaaattgaatataCTCTCAATGTGTTATGTTTTGTATTTGAATGGTTACattgatatttgtttatatttgtgTGTAGACATGAATAATGATTGTTCATAtcataaattgataattttaaatt is a genomic window containing:
- the LOC114425752 gene encoding heavy metal-associated isoprenylated plant protein 16-like isoform X3, giving the protein MKQKIVIKLQMDCDKCRNKALKIAAEVRGVTTVSLEGDDNDRVAVSGVNVDMVCLANQLKKKFSSVTILTVVDLVKEEEAKKKKDEEEKKKKEEAEKKRKEEEERLKKMLRSVLCKKCKSSSCHGHV
- the LOC114425752 gene encoding uncharacterized protein LOC114425752 isoform X2; protein product: MKQKIVIKLQMDCDKCRNKALKIAAEVRGVTTVSLEGDDNDRVAVSGVNVDMVCLANQLKKKFSSVTILTVVDLVKEEEAKKKKDEEEKKKKEEAEKKRKEEEERLKKMLRSVLCKKCKSSSCHGKCDTACCTKCESIHCGGDCFIVCVNCDSPKCEGDCKPCINCLSSKCECECEPCPKPPSPCPKWCNCHKCYVPYQQPCYYPYPPQVVCYDTCPDSPCSIM
- the LOC114425752 gene encoding uncharacterized protein LOC114425752 isoform X1, which encodes MHTGPFEFVSNYCKSKKWPFPYLQLSKHEGVTTVSLEGDDNDRVAVSGVNVDMVCLANQLKKKFSSVTILTVVDLVKEEEAKKKKDEEEKKKKEEAEKKRKEEEERLKKMLRSVLCKKCKSSSCHGKCDTACCTKCESIHCGGDCFIVCVNCDSPKCEGDCKPCINCLSSKCECECEPCPKPPSPCPKWCNCHKCYVPYQQPCYYPYPPQVVCYDTCPDSPCSIM